The DNA window CACAAATATGAATCGTTTAACGAAATAATAGGTTGAAATTACAGTTGAACGTATTTATGTCATATAACAGTCAAGCAATATATGACTCTACTGAAAATGTGTCGTGTCAGATTGACTTGTGACCCTGACTTGTTAATGGCACAACTTAAAACGTCTCGTAATATCGTATCATGTCAATATGATCTCACATGTCATCaataaatatactaaatataTCATGTTGGTATTATTCATACACgaccaatttaaataaatgagtTGAAGTACATGTCGTGCTGGTATAACCTATATTAAACACatttaaatattgaaattacATTTGTCGTGTTGATATGATCCATATTCAATCTATTTGTAATAAATGAATTATTGAATCATGTTGTCATGACCTATAATCGATCCACCAAATTAAATAGATAGTAGGAGTTAATCTTATGTTAACACACATAACTCAATTATTATATTGTATTGGTTAACACAATTACTAAATTATGTGTTGGCATTGATTCTAATTTTGTCAATGATATGATCCCGTCAATCTGTTTTATCAATATGCTATCGTGGTACACGATTGCTAAATGAATCATATTCATGTTGATTCTAATCGtatcaacaaaataaatgaaGACGAACCCGTCAATCCGTTTTGACTATATTCTACTAATCTTATGTAAAACAAATTATGAATGATATACATGGTCctaaaacattatcataaacTCATGAATCATCTTCTAAAGTGAAAAGAACATATAGAAAAAGTAGGATAGGGTAGAATGACACGCTAAGAAACATGCAATCAAAGTTTGGAAGTGCATACAAAAGCAAAAGAAACTTCAATGACAATTGTTATGTATCGTTATGATGATAGTGATGCATATACTTAAAACAACAATACTGCCGTGctcttttggattttttgggTTGTGATGTGACCTTAGTTAGTTTACCTATCAATTATGGAATTTTTTTAGTTCACTTTACTAATTTTTATACCATATAGCTTGTAATATGATtacaatattttattataatggcAAGAAAAATCGAACAAATCACTCATTAATCAAATATTATACTAGTCATGAAGAACTATACTATTCAAACTGATTGCATTAGTTATAATGACCATAGACTTTTATAGTCCATGTTAGCAATATCTATCTATTAGTAATCTCTTTCAAGGgagaagtaaaaaaattattttagatttataattttaattgaattttttagaCTAAAATGATGATGTGAAagtcaaattttaatatttgacaaCCGttgtttgtttgtatttttcataaaattttgctAGTTATATATAAGTTCAAATTATCAACAAGAAGTTTTCTTGACTCAATATATTATGCAAAAGAAAAAACCTAAAATTCGGCTGATAGTTAAAATTTGATAACcaagttaaaaagaaaataaaatttgatagtcaaataaaaaaattattaaaatttaataattttgacaGGTTAGATCATCAAAATGATCTACTACCCCAAAAAGTAGTAAGGACTCACTTTGTTATTTGTGATGCTAATATGTTTATGATTAATAATGTTTTTAGAATATTAAATCTCTTCTAtcgctatctttaaaagtaatCTAAAGTGATTAGTGGTGATTAGAGATGCTTAAATAGGATTACAAACATCAAAATATTCGAATGTTGATCAAAGACATGGAttgtataatataaatatataattctaTTCTTCTAGTGGTCCTTCTTACGGTCAAAGAAGAGAATATTTATCTCAACTTTATGcttatttattcataaaaaaaactgtatgcttatttcaataataattttaatatatttcaattgaaATATTTTGGGCTGAACTCTCTAAGATTTGAAATGTGAATAAATTGGGCTAAAATCCATATTCGAAGCCCAAACCAGAAAAATCCTAAAACCCGCCTGATTCCAGTGGCGAATTAGCacaggaaaaaaaaaatcatctgaTAGCAATTTGTATAATTAGTTTATCAATCAAATTAACACACTATAAACCACACAATTCAGTCCTTGAATCGCAAAATCAGagtatttcttttgtaatttttgattaaatttcatTGAAGCCTAACCCTAATTGAATGGCGGAGTCGAGAAAAAAACCATCGGAAGGAATTGCCTTGCTGTCTATGTACAGCGACGAAGATGACGAGGATATGGAGGATCTCAACCACGAACCACCACAAGAACGAGGAGAAGAAGCTGAAGCTGAAGAAGCGGAGCAGCTAGTAGAGGGAGGAGCCGCTGCTGATAGAGTGAATGACGGTGGTGGTGATGTGATGGTTACTGATGAATTTggttctaattttaatttaaatcagAATGTGAGACCTCAATCACGCCCTCCGACGCCGCAAGAACACCCTCAGGCTCCGGTGAAGCGGCAGCAGCACGCGAGGAGAAGTAGTAGGCGAGGGAGGCTTGCCATTGTAGACTATGCTCATGATGAAACTGCCATGTCTCCCGAACTTGATGTATTATGCTATTACTCTTTTAAtacacttttttaaaattattgttaatgATGTTACTAAATTTGTCCTGTTTTTTATATTGCAGGAAGAGGAATTTGATGAGGAGCTTCAAATTGCCAATGGTGCGTTGTAATAACTTTGTTAAGATTTTATTGCTATGTTTTTCAGTTACAAATGTTTGCGGGTTGCTTGCAATATAGTCTGGGATGCAATTGTTTGGTCAGTGCAATTTAGTCAACAAGGGAATTAGCTTATGAGGGGTGCTGGAAATTCGATTAGGTCAGTTATGATTAGTCGTAAGTTATGTGTCTCGGGGAGATAGACTTGAGTTTGCATTCTTGCTTTAAGCACTAAAAACCAGCAGCAGCAGCTTTATATTTAGGTTACATCTGCTCTTTTTAAGAATTCACATGGGAACATTTTTCTTGACCGTTATGCTTGCTTAAAAAAATGTAGAACATTTAGAAACTACAGATGTGTTCCCCACTTCCCCTTGCTGAGGATTTATTTCTATTGGTGTTGCAGCATGTTGTCAATGGTTAAAATTGTATCAGAAGGAAAATCATATTAATCGGGCTATAATTACATTCCATGGCTAGGAGTAGGAGTTTGGAAATGCCATCTCCAAAGTACTGTTTGTTTTTGCAGTGAATTGGGGTATTAGAGAGCTTTTGACAGTTTTGGGAGTCTATGACTGAAGTTAAACTATATAGTTTGGATTGCATGTTGGATTATTTGGTCAAACATAATATTGTATGTTAAAGGTCTTTACTTGGGTGACCATTATCTAGCAAAATGTAATTTTCTTGGTGGATTATATTAAAGGCGACAGCATTTAGGGTCTTCGTGATTCATTAAATTTTACTAGTATATGGTAGTCATGGTACTAATTATCTTCGTCCTCTTTGTATAACTTTTTATCTTTATGTTACAGGCCAAGAAAATACTCCTCCAGGAACTGTTCAGATCTTAACTCCAAATATTCAAGCAACTCCTCAATCGTCAGAACATCTAGAAACATCACAACAATATGATGTGAATGATACTGGCATTCAATCTGAAGATGCAGAAAATGAAGCTGCTACTAATGTTTCTGCCGAAAACATTGATGCATTGGATAAATTTCTCCCCCCATCACCAAAAGAGAAGTGCCCAGAGGAGTTGCGTGTAAGTTCCTAATCCTATGTATTTATTAAACAGAGAGCCTTAAGAATATGCTCCCTTTAACGTTATTTTTATTATCACCAGTATGCTAGTCTTCTTTGACTCCAAGAGTAATTGTAGCTTGTGGTCTTATATAGTTGTCGATCTGAAATTTGAGATGGTCGTAAAAATGTGTTGTTGGAGCActgttttgatatttgaattctGAGATTCCTTTCATGTTTTATAAGTTTCGTTGTTCATTAAACTAGCGTTGATATTATCTGGCATACAACAATAAactctttttttcttctatctACTGCTAATTGCTATCTGTAGCTTAATGTGATTAGTTTTTGCATTTATTTTAGAACTTCGCTCTGTGATCAGTCAGCATATTTGACTCGTGTTCCTTTCTTCCTGTTGTTTTGATTGCAGaggaaaatagaaaaatttatatCTTTGAAAAAAGTTGGGAGGAGTTTCAATGCAGAAGTACGCAATAGAAAGGATTATCGGAATCCTGACTTTTTGCTGCATGCTGTGAGGTACCAAGATATTGATCAGATAGGGTCATGCTTCAGTAAAGATGTATTTGACCCTCATGGATACGACAAAAGCGATTTTTTGGATGAAATAGGTAAGTTCAAAGTTTTATTTTCCGTTTTCCACTTCATTTTATCTAATTGCCGTTGAGTTACTCAATGTGATATGCTCTAGTATGTCTTTTATGTAGGTTTCTTGTATGTGTTTGACATGATCTGACCAATATACTGACTAATAGTGAATAATTAGAGTAACGGTTTCTTTTGTATAGTTCATTTTTTTGGTGTATCATTTTAATAGTTTTGTGATTCTTGTTGCAATTTGTGAACGTCTTTTTTGTCAAGCAGAAGCTGATATGCGACGTGAAAGGGAGAGAAAAGAGCAAGAGCTGAAGAGAAGTCCTAAGGTTGAATTTATTTCAGGAGGATCTCAGCCTGGACAGGTGGTGCCCACATCAAAGTTTAGCATGCCTATTTCAGGTCTAAACCTATCTTCTTTGAATTTAGTTGTTAATATTAACATTAAAATGTTCTTTGCATTTAATAGATATACCTTGTTTTATAATTGTGCTCTTAAATAGAGTCATATTTGTGTTTCAGCATCTGCTACTGCTGCCAGTGGGTTGCATTCAGCATCAACTGCAGGAGATGCTGTTGCTCGCGATAGCAGACAGAACAAGAAGTCTAAATGGGACAAGGTTTTGAATCTCTGCAATCTGCATAGAACATGTATATTTTCGGCTaagattttttttggaaaagatGAATCACTAGTTTGCTTTCAATTTCTTTCAGGTGGATGGTGATGTTAGAAATTCTCTACCCACTGGTGGGCAGGATTCTTTAGCCACAGTGTCAGCCCATACCACACTTCTATCTGCAGCTAATGCTGGTGCTGGATATACAGCCTTTGTGTAAGTTTTAGTAAGCTCTTTTTAGTTATTATTCCTGTATATTATCTTACTCCCATTCTGTCAAAAGTCGTTTGGTAAGAGCTCGTCATTTACATAACAGAACACATTATATTATGATTGAATGTGTGCATGGATCTTCATTGGGTTTGATATGCTATGTGCATAATGTGTGTCTAAATTGAGGAAATTACTGATGTTTAAGATCGTTAAGTATAATTACAGGCAGCAGAAACGGCGAGAGGCAGAAGAAAAAAGATCCAATGAAAGGAAATTGGAGAGAAGATCTTGACTCCTGGCTTGAGCAGTTGAATTTAATTGCAAAATCAATAGACACCAATTAGTGGATGATGAGATTGCCTAAAGAAACCTTGCCACATTTTTTTCCTTGCACTTTTAGCTAATTCAGTGAAATGGAAATCACAATCAGTTTACCTGTAATTCTGATTTTGAGGTCCAAATGTAACATAGCTAGATGATGCTCTTCATGTAATAGTGCAGGTTAGTACATGTAATTAGTTCacaattttgtttcgtattaatGTAATTTTATGATATCATTTGTGGCATTGGGAAGTTGATAATTTATTGCTTATTGTGTAATTTAGATTTGGATTATTGGCGCAGAAGAGAAGGTTTCTAGCAGATGCTACTACTTGGTGATGGttcaaatttcaaagattaTGTGCGGTGGCACACTGTTTTATGTTACAGAAAGTGggatttttcttttctatctGGCCACCTTTTTTCCGTGCAGTGAGTGTTCCTTTTCCTCTCAATATAAAGCCAAATTTGTAGGAGAAAACGCCCATCTAACATAGATAGGGCCATCACTACTATTCTTGATTTGCTGATATTAGTTTAAACTAAAACATTTAAGCACCGTTTGGActgaataatattaaaatttataaaatgggaaaatcataaatttatatttaaacaagtgtttttgaaataatttattgttttagataataatagattttaattttctcaccaataaaataaaaattcaaatgaggaattttagaaattgaaaaattcatatataacaTCCTACTAAATAATGAATTTTGCTTAATTCATGGATTGTGattattcaaattttttcaaCCCAAACAGTATCTTATGTGTTTTATTAATtacgattaatttttttaattatattttaaataaaggcTAGTTgtaactttattttttcaaattgagattttaatgttttttatgtGACATTTCACATATTGTACACTTGTTAGAAAACTTGACACATTATTTTTCAGCCAGCTTGTGTGGCCTTTAAAAGTGTTACCATATAGTAACACAAAATCTTAATCcaaaaatagatataattggagcaaatttttgttttggaacatAATTTTAAGAAACGATTTGCCTAATATTATGTACCATCCCTTTAATTAGCAGTCAAAATCAGCCTTTATATGGTCATCCCTAAATTGAAGCCGAAAGGGTTCTTTTaagaatgaaaattttaaaagtagcTTAAAAAAAGTTGCTTCCTTTTTGATAGGTATCTTCACTATCATTCCTCCAGTATCTTTTCACCCTCTTTCCATAACCCACATTGAGTTACTCATTACCATTTTTGAGCATTAAATCTGGACTGTCGAGAGATCAGAAATGAACGAAAAGTCAAGTCGGGAATTCGTCACTAATTGCCTCCGTTTAGAATTACTATTATTCAATTATCTCGTGATTTAGATACCAATGTGTCGATGATTAATGATTATACGTTGTTtgattctgttttttttttttatatataataacgATCGAGTATATTAGCTCAAATCTGAATTTGATTCTATTTGTTAGATAGGGAAAATAAGAGTTCATATTACTTcactaagtttttttttataattggggagTATTACTTCACTAAGTTGGCACCTCTTTATTCTTTAGACCCATTCTCAATCAATTTATTATTGTGTCACTTTTTTATGTGATATGTGAAAGGGAAACATGATTCAATTATAATCCATTGTTATTCCTTTTTGGCAAATGGAATGTTTGAATGCCCATGCAAAGTAAGGCTGTTTTTCTTG is part of the Mercurialis annua linkage group LG3, ddMerAnnu1.2, whole genome shotgun sequence genome and encodes:
- the LOC126674917 gene encoding uncharacterized protein LOC126674917 isoform X1, giving the protein MAESRKKPSEGIALLSMYSDEDDEDMEDLNHEPPQERGEEAEAEEAEQLVEGGAAADRVNDGGGDVMVTDEFGSNFNLNQNVRPQSRPPTPQEHPQAPVKRQQHARRSSRRGRLAIVDYAHDETAMSPELDEEEFDEELQIANGQENTPPGTVQILTPNIQATPQSSEHLETSQQYDVNDTGIQSEDAENEAATNVSAENIDALDKFLPPSPKEKCPEELRRKIEKFISLKKVGRSFNAEVRNRKDYRNPDFLLHAVRYQDIDQIGSCFSKDVFDPHGYDKSDFLDEIEADMRRERERKEQELKRSPKVEFISGGSQPGQVVPTSKFSMPISASATAASGLHSASTAGDAVARDSRQNKKSKWDKVDGDVRNSLPTGGQDSLATVSAHTTLLSAANAGAGYTAFVQQKRREAEEKRSNERKLERRS
- the LOC126674917 gene encoding uncharacterized protein LOC126674917 isoform X2, giving the protein MAESRKKPSEGIALLSMYSDEDDEDMEDLNHEPPQERGEEAEAEEAEQLVEGGAAADRVNDGGGDVMVTDEFGSNFNLNQNVRPQSRPPTPQEHPQAPVKRQQHARRSSRRGRLAIVDYAHDETAMSPELDEEEFDEELQIANGQENTPPGTVQILTPNIQATPQSSEHLETSQQYDVNDTGIQSEDAENEAATNVSAENIDALDKFLPPSPKEKCPEELRRKIEKFISLKKVGRSFNAEVRNRKDYRNPDFLLHAVRYQDIDQIGSCFSKDVFDPHGYDKSDFLDEIEADMRRERERKEQELKRSPKVEFISGGSQPGQVVPTSKFSMPISESYLCFSICYCCQWVAFSINCRRCCCSR